One region of Marivirga arenosa genomic DNA includes:
- a CDS encoding S9 family peptidase, with amino-acid sequence MKKLLVLIFVLSSSLALAQKNITVSDIYEKGTFRQESVYNVNWMNDGKYYSALEDNKVQKINVENGKVVETLVDGNELEPALNIRSYTFSEDEKKLLLATEVNYIYRRSFTAQYYVYNLEDESLTPLSENPQMFATFSPDASKVAYVFENNIYIFDLESEETTQVTSDGKINEIINGGSDWVYEEEFYITKTFYWSLDGKKLAYYTMDESHVREYTLQKWNDGQLYPENYVYKYPKAGEDNSYVWISVYDLASEKSVKMDIGEEKNQYIPRVQWTKNSNLLSIIRMNRRQNILEILHANASTGESKVVLKEESETYVALNYCDDLTYTNDGKYFIHSSEMEGFKHLYLYTLDGKLVRQITEGDWEVVSIVGIDQDNSTIYYISTENSPLDRSFYSIKMNGKKKQLLGEKMGVSRINMSNDFEYYLKYYSNPTTPNQVSLHQTKGNKKLVTLKDNKSYKAITEEFGFVEKEYFTFKTSEDVELNGYFLKPANFDASKEYPVIVYQYSGPGSQQVQNGWSGSHFNWHQMMTQKGYVIAVIDPRGTGGRGEAFKKITYRQLGKYETKDMIEAGKYLASLNYIDSERVGIWGWSYGGYMAGNVILDGADVYNAAVSVAMVSNWRYYDTIYTERYMDTPQNNPNGYDDNSPLSKVEKLEDPYLVIHGTGDDNVHVQHTVVYQDALLEAGKQFDLFYYPDRTHGIGENGARPHLFRMMTDWWLENL; translated from the coding sequence ATGAAAAAATTATTAGTACTAATATTTGTTTTAAGTTCAAGTTTAGCACTTGCTCAAAAAAATATCACTGTATCCGACATCTATGAAAAAGGCACTTTCAGACAAGAGTCTGTTTATAATGTGAACTGGATGAACGATGGAAAGTATTATTCTGCCCTGGAGGATAATAAAGTCCAAAAGATTAATGTTGAAAACGGAAAAGTTGTTGAAACTTTAGTAGACGGAAATGAGCTAGAGCCTGCATTAAATATTAGAAGTTATACATTTAGTGAGGATGAGAAGAAGTTATTATTAGCTACTGAAGTGAATTATATCTACAGAAGATCCTTTACTGCTCAATATTATGTGTATAATTTGGAGGATGAGAGCTTAACCCCTCTTTCAGAAAACCCACAGATGTTTGCTACCTTTTCGCCTGACGCCTCTAAAGTAGCTTATGTGTTTGAGAACAATATTTACATTTTTGATTTAGAAAGTGAAGAAACTACGCAAGTTACATCAGATGGAAAAATCAATGAAATCATAAATGGTGGTTCTGACTGGGTTTATGAAGAGGAATTTTACATCACCAAAACTTTCTATTGGTCACTAGATGGTAAAAAATTAGCTTATTACACTATGGATGAAAGCCATGTTAGAGAATATACGCTTCAAAAATGGAATGATGGTCAATTATACCCTGAAAATTATGTTTATAAATACCCTAAAGCGGGAGAAGATAATTCTTATGTATGGATTTCAGTTTATGATTTAGCTTCTGAAAAGAGTGTGAAAATGGATATTGGTGAAGAAAAAAACCAATATATTCCTCGAGTACAATGGACTAAAAATTCAAATCTTTTAAGTATTATCAGAATGAACAGAAGACAGAACATTCTTGAAATACTTCATGCAAATGCCAGCACAGGAGAAAGTAAAGTTGTTCTTAAAGAGGAATCTGAAACCTATGTAGCCTTAAATTATTGTGATGATTTAACCTATACAAATGATGGGAAATACTTTATTCATTCAAGTGAAATGGAAGGCTTTAAGCATCTTTATCTTTATACATTAGATGGTAAATTAGTTAGACAAATTACTGAGGGAGATTGGGAAGTAGTAAGTATAGTCGGTATTGATCAAGATAATAGTACCATCTATTATATCAGTACGGAAAATTCACCATTAGACAGATCTTTTTATTCTATCAAAATGAATGGAAAGAAAAAGCAATTGTTAGGTGAGAAAATGGGTGTTAGTCGTATTAATATGAGTAATGATTTTGAATACTACTTGAAATACTACAGCAATCCAACTACACCAAATCAAGTAAGCCTACACCAAACGAAAGGCAATAAAAAATTAGTAACCCTAAAAGACAATAAAAGCTATAAAGCAATCACTGAAGAGTTTGGCTTTGTTGAGAAAGAATATTTTACTTTCAAAACTTCAGAGGATGTGGAATTAAATGGTTATTTCTTAAAACCAGCTAATTTTGATGCTTCTAAGGAGTATCCTGTCATTGTATACCAATATAGCGGACCTGGTAGTCAGCAAGTTCAAAATGGATGGAGCGGAAGCCATTTCAATTGGCACCAAATGATGACTCAGAAAGGATATGTTATTGCCGTTATCGATCCTAGAGGAACTGGTGGAAGAGGTGAAGCTTTCAAAAAAATTACATACCGCCAATTAGGTAAGTATGAAACGAAAGATATGATTGAGGCCGGAAAATATTTAGCTAGTCTTAATTATATAGATTCTGAAAGAGTTGGAATATGGGGATGGTCATACGGTGGCTATATGGCTGGAAATGTAATTTTAGACGGGGCTGATGTTTATAATGCAGCAGTTTCAGTAGCGATGGTATCTAATTGGAGATATTATGATACTATTTATACTGAAAGATATATGGATACTCCTCAGAATAACCCTAATGGTTATGATGATAATTCACCATTAAGTAAGGTTGAAAAATTAGAAGATCCTTATTTGGTGATTCATGGTACTGGTGATGATAATGTGCATGTTCAGCATACAGTAGTTTATCAAGATGCATTATTAGAAGCTGGAAAACAATTTGATCTATTCTATTATCCTGACAGAACACATGGAATAGGTGAAAATGGCGCAAGACCACATCTTTTTAGAATGATGACTGACTGGTGGTTGGAGAACTTATAA
- a CDS encoding AMP-binding protein, with protein sequence MSDFPWYNHYPKGVPKEINPDQYKNLPELFEEVFQKHGDNEAYENMGKVLKYSEVDELSNNFAAYLQNEAGLKKGDRIAIQMPNCLQYPIAMIGALKAGLIVVGTNPLYTSREMAHQFKDSGAKAIVIVANFASNLEKILAETEIKTVIVTQLGDMLGGLKGGIVNFVVKNVKKMVPSYNLPSAIKFKDVLKKGKNYTFKKPEIDSSDLAFLQYTGGTTGVSKGAQLSHRNLVAHTMQTKEWFKPLFTDGLQEQMITALPLYHIFALAVNGILMFSIGAKSILITNPRDMPAFIKELKKHPFTLMTGVNTLFNGLLNQPNINEVDFSHLKGSIGGGMAVQRAVAEKWKKLTGGPLVEGYGLSETSPVLSVNPLDGTERIGTIGIPTPSTNMKILDDEGNEVAVGEPGEICGKGPQVMSGYWNKPELNDTTFFNGDWFRTGDVGVRDEDGFFKIVDRKKDMINVSGFNVYPNEIEDVIAGMDKVLEVAVIGIPDEKSTEVVKAFVVKKDDSLTEEEVIAYCKENLTAYKCPKSVSFETELPKSNVGKIIRRHLRDN encoded by the coding sequence ATGAGCGACTTTCCATGGTACAATCACTATCCAAAAGGAGTACCAAAAGAGATAAACCCAGATCAATACAAAAACCTACCTGAATTATTTGAAGAAGTTTTTCAAAAGCATGGCGATAATGAAGCCTATGAGAATATGGGTAAGGTTTTAAAATATTCTGAAGTAGATGAGCTTTCAAATAACTTTGCTGCTTATTTACAAAATGAGGCAGGGTTAAAAAAAGGAGATAGAATAGCAATCCAAATGCCTAACTGTTTGCAGTACCCTATTGCCATGATAGGAGCTTTAAAAGCTGGATTAATTGTAGTAGGTACCAATCCATTATATACCTCACGAGAAATGGCTCATCAGTTTAAGGATTCAGGTGCTAAAGCTATCGTTATTGTAGCCAACTTTGCTAGCAATCTTGAAAAGATTTTAGCAGAAACTGAAATCAAAACGGTAATCGTGACTCAATTAGGGGATATGCTGGGTGGTCTGAAAGGTGGTATAGTAAATTTTGTAGTAAAGAATGTTAAAAAGATGGTCCCTAGCTACAATTTACCGTCTGCTATAAAATTTAAGGACGTTTTGAAAAAGGGTAAAAATTATACTTTTAAAAAGCCTGAAATTGATTCTTCTGATCTTGCATTTTTGCAATATACCGGAGGTACCACAGGAGTAAGTAAAGGTGCTCAATTATCACATAGAAATCTTGTGGCGCATACTATGCAAACTAAGGAATGGTTTAAACCATTATTTACAGATGGTTTGCAAGAACAAATGATTACAGCTTTACCATTATACCATATATTTGCATTAGCTGTAAATGGTATTTTAATGTTCAGTATTGGGGCTAAAAGTATTTTAATCACCAATCCTAGGGACATGCCTGCTTTCATTAAAGAATTGAAAAAGCATCCATTTACCTTAATGACCGGTGTTAATACTCTATTTAATGGTTTATTAAATCAGCCAAATATTAATGAAGTAGATTTTTCTCATCTAAAAGGTTCTATTGGAGGCGGTATGGCTGTTCAAAGAGCTGTTGCTGAAAAGTGGAAGAAACTAACAGGTGGTCCTTTAGTAGAAGGATACGGATTGAGTGAAACTTCACCCGTATTGAGTGTTAATCCATTGGATGGTACTGAAAGAATTGGTACGATTGGAATTCCTACCCCAAGTACTAATATGAAAATATTAGATGATGAAGGCAATGAAGTTGCAGTTGGTGAACCAGGAGAAATTTGTGGTAAAGGACCACAGGTAATGTCAGGTTATTGGAATAAACCAGAATTAAATGATACCACTTTCTTTAATGGTGATTGGTTTAGAACTGGTGATGTTGGAGTAAGGGATGAGGATGGGTTCTTCAAAATTGTGGATAGAAAGAAAGATATGATTAATGTATCTGGTTTCAACGTGTATCCAAATGAAATTGAAGATGTAATTGCAGGAATGGATAAAGTTCTTGAAGTAGCTGTAATTGGTATTCCCGATGAAAAATCAACGGAAGTGGTAAAAGCCTTCGTTGTGAAAAAAGATGATAGCTTAACTGAAGAAGAGGTAATTGCGTATTGCAAAGAAAACCTAACTGCCTATAAGTGTCCAAAATCAGTATCTTTTGAAACAGAATTACCTAAATCAAATGTGGGTAAGATCATCAGAAGACACTTAAGAGATAATTAA
- the sufB gene encoding Fe-S cluster assembly protein SufB: MSKDDQILEEFASKEYEHGWTVDIEADSAPPGLNEDIVRFISAKKEEPEWLLEWRLKAYRNWRKMTEPSWANVHYPKPNFEDIIYYSAPKQKDKPKSLDEVDPELRKTFERLGISLTEQKRLTGVAVDAVMDSVSVGTTFKKQLAELGIIFCSFSEAVKEHPELVKKYLGSVVPSNDNFYAALNSAVFSDGSFCYIPKGVRCPVELSTYFRINAANTGQFERTLIVAEDDSYVSYLEGCTAPMRDENQLHAAVVEIYAAKNAEVKYSTVQNWYPGNKEGKGGIYNFVTKRGICAGDYAKISWTQVETGSAVTWKYPSCILKGDYSQGEFYSVAVTNNMQQADTGTKMIHLGKNTKSRIVSKGVSGGKSQNSYRGLVEIHKRAENSRNFSQCDSLLMGDRCGAHTFPYIEVKNKSSQIEHEATTSKIGEDQIFYCQQRGIDEESAVALIVNGYCKEVLNNLPMEFAVEAQKLLALTLEGSVG; encoded by the coding sequence ATGAGTAAGGACGATCAAATACTGGAAGAATTTGCTTCTAAAGAATACGAGCATGGCTGGACAGTTGATATTGAAGCTGACTCGGCACCTCCCGGTTTAAATGAAGATATTGTACGTTTTATATCTGCAAAAAAAGAAGAACCTGAATGGCTTCTTGAATGGAGGTTGAAAGCTTATAGAAATTGGAGAAAAATGACAGAGCCGAGTTGGGCCAACGTTCATTATCCAAAACCAAATTTTGAAGATATTATTTATTATTCTGCTCCTAAGCAGAAAGATAAACCTAAAAGCTTAGATGAAGTGGATCCTGAATTAAGGAAAACTTTTGAGCGTTTAGGAATTTCTTTGACAGAGCAAAAAAGATTAACAGGTGTAGCGGTAGATGCAGTAATGGATTCCGTTTCTGTGGGTACTACCTTTAAAAAGCAACTAGCTGAATTAGGAATTATTTTCTGTTCATTTAGCGAGGCTGTTAAAGAACATCCTGAGTTAGTTAAAAAATATCTTGGTTCTGTTGTACCTTCTAATGATAATTTCTATGCTGCTTTAAATTCTGCTGTATTCTCTGACGGTTCATTCTGTTACATTCCAAAAGGTGTAAGATGTCCGGTAGAGCTTTCAACTTATTTCAGAATCAATGCAGCAAATACAGGACAATTTGAAAGAACTTTAATTGTTGCTGAAGATGATTCATATGTAAGTTATCTGGAAGGATGTACTGCTCCTATGCGTGATGAAAATCAATTACACGCTGCTGTAGTTGAAATTTATGCAGCTAAAAATGCAGAAGTAAAGTACTCTACGGTACAAAACTGGTATCCAGGTAATAAAGAAGGTAAAGGCGGTATTTATAATTTTGTTACCAAAAGAGGTATCTGTGCCGGAGATTATGCAAAGATTTCATGGACACAAGTTGAAACTGGTTCTGCTGTAACTTGGAAATACCCTAGTTGTATACTCAAAGGAGATTATTCACAAGGTGAATTCTATTCTGTTGCTGTTACTAATAATATGCAACAAGCAGATACTGGTACTAAAATGATTCACTTAGGTAAAAATACTAAAAGTAGAATTGTTTCTAAAGGTGTTTCTGGAGGTAAAAGCCAAAATTCCTACAGAGGTTTAGTGGAAATTCATAAAAGAGCTGAGAATTCAAGAAACTTTTCTCAATGTGACTCTTTATTAATGGGTGATAGATGTGGAGCACACACTTTCCCTTACATTGAGGTTAAGAATAAATCTTCTCAAATAGAACATGAAGCTACCACTTCTAAAATTGGAGAAGATCAAATTTTCTATTGTCAGCAAAGAGGTATTGACGAAGAAAGTGCAGTTGCCTTAATCGTAAATGGTTATTGTAAAGAGGTTTTAAATAACCTTCCAATGGAATTTGCTGTAGAGGCTCAAAAATTATTAGCCTTAACTTTAGAAGGATCTGTAGGATAA